Part of the Rhodococcus sp. OK302 genome is shown below.
TGCTTGGCAGTGTTCTCACTGTCGCAGTCTCCGGTGGATCGGCGGGGTATGGCGCGGTTCTGATGGCGTTGTACGCCTTGGGAATGGCGATGCCGTTGTTCCTGCTTGCCCTGGTCTGGGACCGATTTGACCTCGGTCGGCGAAGCTGGCTTCGAGGGCGAGCGATAAAACTCGGTCCGCTGACCACACATACAACATCTCTGATCTCGGGCTTGCTGTTCATTACTATCGGAATGCTGTTTCTGCTCACAGACGGAACCGCGAATCTCGGTGCAGTGATGGGTGTCGACGACCAGTTTTCGCTGCAGGTTGCCGCCGGCAATGTGGCAGAGAAATTTTCCGATCTCGGTGTTCTGCTGGCGGTCGTGCTGGTAGCCCTCGTGGTGTTGACGGTTCGACTCTTCCGGAGAATGCGGGCTGAAGCGGCTGAATTGGCGGTTGATGCCGCCGCGTCAAACGAATCTGATGTGTAGCTTCCAGTCCAGGGAATTTGACCGAAAAAGCTAGCAGCCCTGGATGTTCCACCAATATTCGGACTTTTCCGACCGATTTGGCTGCAACTGTTGTCTCCGAACATAGTTTCGAATACGGTGGGGGGATGTTGGAGTCGGGGGTGGGAAATTGCGGTCCGTCAGCACCGCTGACCGGTACCGAATCCGATTGCGCCCTCATCGATCTCATCTCCGAACTGCATTCGTGTGAAGCGAAGTTGGTGGAGCGCAAACTTGCTGCGATTGCCGAGTTTTTCACCCGCCGTAGCGCCGAGCACACGGCCTCGGGGACGTGGTCGTCCACGGCGCACGAGTTGGCGGAATCGGAGATCGGGGCGGTGTTGACGATGGGCCGCTCAGCGGCCGGGAAACTCATCGGCCTGGGTTTCGCGTTGAAGACCCGCCTGCACCGTACCCGGGAGGCGATGGCGCGCGGAGAACTGGATCTCTACCGGGTCGGGTTGATCGAATCGGCCACTGCGAATGTGTCGGATGATTTGATCGACGATGTGGAACGCCTTGTCCTGGAACAGGTCTTGTCTCCGGCCGTGGATGGTGGGACGGGGTTGACGGGTCGCCGGTTGACCGGCGTGATCGATCGGATTGTGGCGCGGGTGGATCCGGAGGGGATGCGGGAGCGCCGTCGCCGTGCGTTGGCGGACCGGTTTGTCGGGGTCAGTGCCATGGAGGACGGGATGGCCCGGATCGTGGGCAGTATTCCGGCGGAGCAGGCCCGACTGTTCGACGGTCGGTTGCGGGAGTTGGCTCTGTCGGTGTGCCGGGATGATTCGCGGACGTATGAGCAGCGGCGGGCGGATGCGTTGGGTGCGTTGTTGGATGGTTCGGCGGTGTTGCCGTGTGATTGTGGCCGGGTGGATTGCGTGCAGGATCGGTCGGGGTTGGCGGTGGTGCGTCGTCCGTTGGTGGTTGTGGTGATGTCGGAGTCGACGTACAGCAACAGCAGCGACGGTGGTGACGAGCCGGCACATCTGGACGGACACGGCGTGATCAGTGCCGAGCACGCCCGGGAGATCGCGAAGGACGCCATCGTCAAGGAAGTGCGGGTGCCGGCAGATGTAGTGCCTGAGCCTGCCTCGGATTCACTGCCGGCGTCGGCGTTCGTCTACCGCCCTGGCGCGGCATTGGATACGTGGCTACGGGCGGCGGCGGGGAGTTGTCAGTGGTTGCACTGCGACGTCCCGGCGTGGAATTGCGATCTTGATCATCTGGTGCCGTTCGATCATGCCGATCCCGCCAATGGTGGGAAAACGATCGCGTCGAATTTGTCGGCGTATTGCCGAAATCATCATCGGCTCAAGCATTCCGGCCGCTGGTTGCACACCCCGAACCTGGATCGGACGGTCAGCCTGGTTTCTGCGACGGGGCATTGTTACCGGACCCGGGCGGCGGGATTGCTGGCGGGATCAACCGATCCGATCCCACCGGAGGGTGGGCCGGCGCGGCGGACGAGGTTGGAGAACAAGGCTGCCCGGGTTCGGGGTGAACGCCGGCGTCGGCGTGCGCTGATGGATGTTCGGGCTGAGAAGTTGGCGCGGCGGGAGCGGCGGCTGGAAGTTCGGAAGCGGACTCGGTTGTTGCAGCGGTTGATGCGGGTGCGGGCAACAGCGTCGGGACGTAAGTATGTGGTTCGTGGGCGGAGGCCGGTGGATTACGGGGATGATCCGCCACCGTTCTGAGTGCGACCGTTCTGAGGCCATTTATCGGGTGCGAGGCGATGCGGTCAAGATGATTCGGGAGATCGAGCCGACCACGATTGACGAGCATCGCGAGTCGATCCGCGATTTCCTCCTCCAGATCAACCCCGAAACCGGATACATCGGAGACTAGCTATGGTTCGGCATGCCTGAAATTGCCGGCCGATGTCGCACCCAACCACCGCCGTAGCGATCCACCGGAGGTCCAGCTCACATACTTTGGCATCCCTCATAGTCAGCGATAAATCTTGTTGTACGAGCAGCAAGTTCAGCGGTAGATCCCGTCCACCCCAGGACCCTCATGGCCGCGTCCGCGATGATGTCAGGAGACGGTGGAGTGCCGGCGCTTTCCGCCTCGACGTCCGACCTTGTGTTGATCACGGTCTCGACGAGACGGAACGGCAACTGAGCGATACCGATGTCGACATCGCGCCGTGGATCGACCTGAACCATCGCGTCCTGGGCGAACTCTGTGTAGAGGTCGAGCAATATGTTGCGTTGGGCGCGGAACGACTCGAAGCGTTCGGTTCGCAGCTCGGGCAGTAGGTACAGGGCTCCGAGGTTCCATCGCGAGGTCGCCAGTTGATGGGCGTCGAACCATGTCAGGGCGTACATGCGCAGGGTGGCAGGTTCCTCGCTCTCCGACAGTTGCTGTGCGAATGCGACGGGGGAGGTGACCGTCTCTACAAGCAGCGCCGCCAGGAGGTCTTCCTTGTTCGCGAAGTGGTGATAGAGAGATGCCTGCCTGATGCCCACCGCATCGGCGATCATCCGTGTCGATGTGGTGGTGAAACCGCCGGTGGTGAACAACTCGGCCGCCGCATCCAGGATCTCGTCGCGCGCGGTTGCTCCGGGACGCTTACGTGTCGAGAGCCTCGGACGGCCCGCTCCGGTAGTAGTCATCACACCATCCTTGCAGTCGGAGTTCGTAATTGGCGTTCTTCGGATTTCTGTCACCTGACAGAAACAGTGGTCATTCAGTATTAACGCGGCAACACACAGCGGTTACCTCGTGGATACCTGGACGGATTTGTCGAACGGAAAACTGTCACCTGACAGGGAAGTTCGATATCGGCATTGCAATTCCCTGTAGACCACCGCATCATCCCTTCTTCCCGCTGGAGTGGCTCATGGGTAGTACCTACGCTCGTCCCCTCACGATCGAGCCCGTGAACTCGGCGTCCCTCGCCACCTCATCCCTGACCACGTCGTCCGAAACGGTCGGACCTGTAGCCGCCGTCGATAACCTGGCGGTGACATTTACGAGGGACGGAAGGTCAGTGCACGCGGTGCGTGGTGTGTCACTGCGGATCGACGCCGGCGAGATCGTCGGACTTGTTGGCGAATCCGGTTCGGGCAAAAGCGTTCTCGGTCTCTCAATGCTCGGCTTGCTGCCCGCGGCGACGGTAATTGAGGGCACAGTGCGGATCAACGGTCGCGACCTGAGGACTACTTCCGAGCGTGAACTTCGGAAGGTGCGTCGACTCGACCTCGGCGCCGTGTTCCAGGATCCGATGAC
Proteins encoded:
- a CDS encoding cytochrome c biogenesis CcdA family protein, with the protein product MTNIGLVGAFFGGLLSLVSPCSALLLPSFFAYAFDGIGRLAMRTALFYVGLATVLMPLGAGLGMMGSALVEHRTLITLISGVVLIVLGVLAVLGKGFAFAPAQRASQSITVSGSVSVFALGAVYGFAGFCSGPLLGSVLTVAVSGGSAGYGAVLMALYALGMAMPLFLLALVWDRFDLGRRSWLRGRAIKLGPLTTHTTSLISGLLFITIGMLFLLTDGTANLGAVMGVDDQFSLQVAAGNVAEKFSDLGVLLAVVLVALVVLTVRLFRRMRAEAAELAVDAAASNESDV
- a CDS encoding TetR/AcrR family transcriptional regulator → MTTTGAGRPRLSTRKRPGATARDEILDAAAELFTTGGFTTTSTRMIADAVGIRQASLYHHFANKEDLLAALLVETVTSPVAFAQQLSESEEPATLRMYALTWFDAHQLATSRWNLGALYLLPELRTERFESFRAQRNILLDLYTEFAQDAMVQVDPRRDVDIGIAQLPFRLVETVINTRSDVEAESAGTPPSPDIIADAAMRVLGWTGSTAELAARTTRFIADYEGCQSM
- a CDS encoding HNH endonuclease signature motif containing protein, whose protein sequence is MLESGVGNCGPSAPLTGTESDCALIDLISELHSCEAKLVERKLAAIAEFFTRRSAEHTASGTWSSTAHELAESEIGAVLTMGRSAAGKLIGLGFALKTRLHRTREAMARGELDLYRVGLIESATANVSDDLIDDVERLVLEQVLSPAVDGGTGLTGRRLTGVIDRIVARVDPEGMRERRRRALADRFVGVSAMEDGMARIVGSIPAEQARLFDGRLRELALSVCRDDSRTYEQRRADALGALLDGSAVLPCDCGRVDCVQDRSGLAVVRRPLVVVVMSESTYSNSSDGGDEPAHLDGHGVISAEHAREIAKDAIVKEVRVPADVVPEPASDSLPASAFVYRPGAALDTWLRAAAGSCQWLHCDVPAWNCDLDHLVPFDHADPANGGKTIASNLSAYCRNHHRLKHSGRWLHTPNLDRTVSLVSATGHCYRTRAAGLLAGSTDPIPPEGGPARRTRLENKAARVRGERRRRRALMDVRAEKLARRERRLEVRKRTRLLQRLMRVRATASGRKYVVRGRRPVDYGDDPPPF